Proteins from a single region of Ziziphus jujuba cultivar Dongzao chromosome 1, ASM3175591v1:
- the LOC107408078 gene encoding acetolactate synthase small subunit 1, chloroplastic, producing MAAISGSACYSTPTPASKPPPTLGLPLGGFWKTTLPLRLSSFTLDSSASISHSFFGRNNLKLVVVPTRSVIVHNSFSANGSAPSTPRSKVGRHTISVFVGDESGMINRISGVFARRGYNIESLAVGLNKDKALFTIVVSGTQKVLQQVIEQLNKLVNVLKVDDLSTESQVERELVLVKVNAEPQYRAEIMWLVDIFRAKIVDISEHSLTIEVTGDPGKMAALFRNLSKFGVREIARTGKIALRREKLGASAPFWRYSAASYPDLEGAMPVKALVGVENRSVNSESDTSAGGDVYPVEPSDAITVNQVLDAHWGVLNDEDTTGLRSHTLSMLVNDVPGVLYIITGVFARRGYNIQSLAVGHAEVEGLSRITTVVPGTDDSINKLVQQLYKLVDIHEVRDITHLPFAERELMLIKIAANAAARRDVLDIANIFRAKAVDVSDHTITLELTGDLDKMVALQRLLEPYGICEVARTGRIALVRESGVDSKYLRGYSYPLIV from the exons ATGGCGGCTATTTCGGGTTCAGCTTGTTACTCCACGCCAACTCCCGCTTCCAAACCACCGCCGACCTTAGGACTACCGCTAGGAGGCTTCTGGAAGACCACCCTGCCCCTGCGTTTGTCTTCCTTCACTTTGGACTCATCTGCATCTATATCCCATAGCTTCTTTGGCCGCAACAATCTCAAACTGGTCGTCGTCCCCACAAGAAGCGTCATCGTCCACAACTCATTCTCTGCTAACGGCTCTGCTCCTTCAACCCCCCGATCAAA GGTGGGAAGGCATACAATTTCAGTGTTTGTTGGAGATGAAAGTGGGATGATAAATAGGATTTCGGGAGTCTTCGCGAGGAGGGGATATAACATCGAGTCTTTAGCTGTTGGTCTCAACAAGGACAAGGCACTCTTTACTATTGTTGTCTCTGGGACTCAAAAGGTTTTACAGCAAGTTATAGAGCAGCTTAACAAACTTGTTAATGTTTTGAAG GTTGATGATCTTTCAACTGAGTCACAGGTAGAACGTGAACTAGTTCTTGTAAAAGTGAATGCTGAACCACAGTATCGTGCTGAG ATCATGTGGTTAGTGGACATCTTCAGAGCAAAAATTGTGGATATCTCAGAGCATTCACTAACTATTGAG GTGACTGGAGATCCAGGCAAGATGGCTGCTTTATTCAGAAATTTAAGCAAGTTTGGGGTCAGAGAAATTGCGAGAACTGGAAAG ATTGCATTAAGGAGGGAAAAGTTGGGTGCATCTGCTCCATTTTGGCGATATTCAGCAGCTTCGTATCCAGATCTTGAAGGAGCGATGCCTGTTAAAGCTCTTGTGGGGGTTGAAAACAGATCAGTTAATAGTGAATCTGATACCTCTGCAGGA GGTGATGTTTATCCTGTAGAGCCATCTGATGCCATCACAGTCAATCAAGTCTTAGATGCTCATTGGGGTGTTCTTAATGATGAAGAT ACAACCGGTCTTCGATCACACACTTTGTCCATGCTTGTAAATGATGTTCCTGGTGTTCTCTACATTATTACAGGGGTTTTTGCTCGAAGGGGCTACAACATTCAG AGTTTAGCTGTTGGGCATGCAGAAGTCGAGGGCCTGTCTCGTATTACCACTGTTGTTCCTGGTACAGATGATTCGATTAATAAGCTGGTGCAGCAACTTTATAAGCTTGTTGATATTCATGAG GTTCGGGACATTACCCACTTGCCTTTTGCTGAGCGGGAATTGATGTTGATAAAGATTGCTGCAAATGCTGCTGCTCGACGAGATGTCCTCGACATTGCTAACATTTTTAGGGCCAAAGCCGTTGATGTCTCAGACCATACGATAACCCTTGAG CTTACTGGAGATTTGGACAAAATGGTCGCATTGCAAAGACTGTTAGAGCCCTATGGCATTTGCGAG GTTGCAAGAACAGGACGAATTGCTTTAGTGCGTGAATCAGGTGTGGATTCCAAATATCTCCGAGGGTATTCTTATCCTCTTATAGTTTGA
- the LOC107408089 gene encoding 2-alkenal reductase (NADP(+)-dependent)-like — protein MAEQVSNKQVIMKDYVSGFPDESYMSITISTLTLPLKLPFSGNGVLLKNLYLSCDPYMINRMRKPHASSYVDSFQPGSPISGYGVAKVLDSGDPNFKEGDLVWGITGWEEYSIINATQALFKIRHTDVPLSYYTGLLGMPGMTAYVGFHEICSPQKGERVFISAASGAVGQLVGQFAKLLGCYVVGSAGSKEKVDLLKKKFGFDEAFNYKEEPDLDAALKRYFPEGIDIYFENVGGKTLDAVLLNMRINGRIAVCGMISQYNLEKPEGVHNLMNLIVKRIRMQGFIVTDHYNLYPKFLELVLPYLRQGKIEYVEDIIEGLENAPSALIGLFTGRNVGKQVVVVSRE, from the exons ATGGCGGAGCAAGTGAGCAACAAGCAGGTGATTATGAAGGACTATGTGTCTGGTTTTCCGGACGAATCCTACATGTCAATCACCATATCAACTCTCACTCTCCCACTCAAGCTTCCTTTTTCTGGGAATGGGGTTCTTCTGAAGAACCTCTACTTGTCGTGCGATCCTTACATGATTAACCGCATGAGGAAACCCCACGCTTCTTCTTATGTCGACTCCTTCCAACCCGGCTCT CCTATATCCGGTTATGGAGTGGCTAAAGTTTTGGATTCTGGGGATCCAAACTTCAAGGAAGGTGACTTGGTTTGGGGAATAACCGGGTGGGAAGAATATAGTATCATCAATGCAACACAGGCCCTGTTCAAAATTCGACATACTGATGTCCCTCTGTCCTATTATACAGGACTCCTCG GTATGCCTGGTATGACTGCATATGTCGGTTTTCATGAGATTTGCTCTCCTCAGAAAGGAGAGCGTGTATTCATTTCAGCAGCATCTGGAGCAGTTGGTCAGCTTGTTGGCCAGTTTGCAAAGTTGTTGGGTTGTTATGTTGTTGGGAGTGCTGGGAGCAAGGAAAAG GTTGATTTGTTGAAGAAAAAGTTTGGGTTTGATGAGGCTTTCAACTACAAGGAAGAGCCTGATCTGGATGCAGCTTTGAAAAG GTACTTCCCTGAAGGTATAGATATTTACTTTGAGAATGTTGGGGGAAAGACACTTGATGCAGTGCTACTCAACATGAGGATCAATGGAAGAATCGCAGTTTGTGGGATGATCTCACAGTACAACCTTGAGAAGCCTGAAGGCGTACATAACTTGATGAATCTGATTGTGAAACGCATCCGCATGCAAGGATTCATCGTCACCGACCACTATAACCTCTACCCTAAGTTTCTTGAATTGGTTCTGCCCTACCTCAGACAAGGCAAGATTGAATATGTGGAAGACATCATTGAAGGCCTAGAGAATGCTCCATCTGCTCTGATTGGCCTCTTCACTGGCCGCAATGTCGGTAAACAAGTAGTTGTAGTTTCTCGGGAATGA
- the LOC125421359 gene encoding 2-alkenal reductase (NADP(+)-dependent)-like, whose translation MASRVISNKQVILRRYATAGSSIQESDMLVTTTNITLEAPAEGSNTLVVKTLYLSCDPFLHFIMKNTPGLTGYTFFTPGSPIVGYGVAKVVESGHPEFKKNDLVWGLIPWQEYSLISDPQRLIKIHHTDVPLSYYTGLLGMAGKTAFAGFYEVSNKPKKGDYVFISAASGAVGQLVGQFAKLEGCYVVGSAGSQEKVDLLKNKLGFDEAFNYKEEKDLVAALKRCFPKGIDFYFEQVGGALLDAVLVNMRDHGRIVGCGMISQYNLPQPQGILNLMEVILRRLHLIGFTHRDYDHIYPKFLDFVLPHVRNHNITYVEDIAHGLDNAPAALVGLFSGRNFGKQVVKVADLHDDHDE comes from the exons atggccAGCAGAGTAATTAGCAACAAGCAGGTGATATTGAGGAGGTATGCAACCGCTGGTTCTTCCATACAAGAGTCGGACATGTTGGTGACAACTACCAACATAACATTGGAGGCTCCAGCAGAGGGCTCAAACACACTTGTTGTCAAGACCCTCTACCTCTCCTGCGATCCCTTCTTGCACTTCATTATGAAGAATACTCCGGGACTCACCGGATATACTTTCTTTACCCCTGGCTCt CCCATTGTGGGGTATGGTGTGGCTAAAGTAGTGGAGTCAGGGCATCCTGAATTCAAGAAAAATGATTTGGTTTGGGGTTTAATCCCATGGCAAGAGTACAGCCTCATCTCCGACCCCCAACGCCTCATCAAAATCCACCACACTGATGTACCCCTTTCCTACTATACAGGGCTTCTTG gtatggcAGGGAAGACTGCTTTTGCAGGTTTCTACGAAGTAAGTAATAAGCCAAAGAAAGGAGACTATGTGTTCATTTCAGCAGCATCTGGGGCAGTGGGTCAGCTTGTTGGTCAGTTTGCTAAATTGGAGGGCTGTTATGTTGTTGGAAGTGCTGGGAGTCAAGAAAAG gtgGACTTGTTAAAGAATAAGTTGGGTTTCGATGAGGCATTCAATTACAAGGAAGAGAAGGACTTGGTAGCAGCTTTGAAAAGGTGTTTCCCAAAAGGGATAGACTTCTACTTCGAGCAAGTGGGTGGGGCATTGCTGGACGCAGTGCTGGTGAACATGAGAGATCACGGTCGCATTGTGGGGTGTGGGATGATCTCTCAGTACAATCTTCCACAGCCTCAAGGAATTCTGAATCTCATGGAGGTCATATTGAGGAGGCTCCACTTAATAGGATTCACACATCGTGATTACGACCATATCTACCCCAAATTCTTGGACTTCGTGCTGCCTCACGTCCGCAATCACAACATTACCTACGTCGAAGACATTGCTCATGGACTTGATAACGCTCCTGCTGCCCTCGTTGGCCTTTTCTCCGGTCGCAATTTTGGGAAACAGGTTGTTAAGGTTGCTGATCTTCACGACGACCATGATGAgtga
- the LOC125423354 gene encoding 2-alkenal reductase (NADP(+)-dependent): MANAGEEVISNKQVIFRDYVSGFPKESDLFISSSTTKLKLPEGSNGVLVKNLYLSCDPYLRIRMRKIDDPNNLFQSFIPGSPLRGYGVAKILESGHPDFKEGDLVWGTTGWEEYSLITDPQQLFKINHTDVPLSYYTGILGMPGMTAYAGFYEVCSPKKGEYVFISAASGAVGQLVGQFAKLTGCYVVGSAGSKEKVDLLKNRFGFDEAFNYKEEHDLNAALKRYFPQGIDIYFENVGGKMLDAVILNMRVHGRIAVCGMVSQYNLQEPEGVHNLMHIVYKRVRIEGFAVFDYYHLYSKFLDLVLPQIKKGKITYVEDIAQGLESAPAALVGLFSGQNVGKQVVAIAPE; encoded by the exons ATGGCAAATGCTGGAGAGGAAGTGATCAGCAACAAGCAGGTGATTTTCAGGGACTATGTCTCCGGCTTCCCCAAAGAGTCCGACTTGTTCATAAGCTCTTCTACCACAAAGTTGAAGCTTCCAGAGGGTTCCAATGGAGTTTTGGTGAAGAACCTCTACTTGTCCTGCGACCCTTACCTTCGCATTCGAATGCGGAAGATTGATGATCCTAATAACCTCTTCCAGTCCTTCATACCTGGCTCT CCATTAAGAGGGTATGGAGTGGCTAAAATTTTGGAATCTGGGCATCCGGATTTCAAGGAAGGTGATTTGGTTTGGGGGACAACCGGATGGGAAGAGTACAGTCTCATCACTGATCCTCAACAGCTCTTCAAAATCAACCATACCGATGTACCCCTTTCCTACTATACTGGAATTCTAG GTATGCCCGGTATGACTGCTTATGCTGGCTTCTACGAAGTTTGTTCTCCGAAAAAAGGAGAATATGTCTTCATTTCAGCAGCATCAGGTGCAGTTGGCCAACTTGTTGGGCAATTTGCAAAATTAACGGGATGCTATGTTGTTGGGAGTGCTGGAAGTAAAGAGAAG GTTGATCTACTGAAGAACAGGTTTGGGTTTGATGAGGCTTTCAACTATAAGGAAGAGCATGACCTAAATGCAGCTCTGAAAAGGTACTTCCCCCAAGGCATTGACATATACTTTGAGAACGTCGGGGGCAAAATGCTGGACGCGGTGATCCTCAATATGAGAGTTCATGGACGAATTGCGGTATGTGGAATGGTGTCACAATACAATCTCCAGGAACCGGAAGGTGTTCATAATTTGATGCACATTGTGTATAAGAGGGTCCGCATAGAAGGCTTTGCTGTCTTTGATTATTATCATCTGTATTCGAAATTCTTAGACTTGGTGCTGCCACAAATCAAAAAAGGGAAGATAACGTATGTGGAAGACATAGCACAAGGCCTGGAAAGTGCTCCTGCAGCTCTGGTTGGACTTTTTAGCGGCCAAAACGTTGGAAAGCAAGTTGTTGCTATTGCTCCTGAATAA